One region of Wyeomyia smithii strain HCP4-BCI-WySm-NY-G18 chromosome 3, ASM2978416v1, whole genome shotgun sequence genomic DNA includes:
- the LOC129728268 gene encoding uncharacterized protein LOC129728268 yields MGYCLKFIRLAQKKTPKVSPNASRMLSTIDHALARLAQAQLYPDELALLNCSTRCEKDLKSSPLKWLKPFMCENGLIRVGGRLSNSDLPEGTKHPIVVSANHPLAEIIVTYYHKLLLHAGPQLMLSTIRQKYWIIGARNLVRRVYHRCIKCFRQKPILIQQATADLPKSRVSPSRPFSVSGVDYCGPVYLKSAVRRHGPVKAYIAIFVCFATKAVHIELVSDLSTPAFL; encoded by the coding sequence ATGGGCTACTGTCTCAAGTTTATTCGTCTAGCTCAAAAGAAAACTCCAAAAGTATCCCCCAATGCATCTCGGATGCTATCCACAATAGATCACGCGCTTGCACGTTTAGCTCAAGCCCAGCTCTACCCAGATGAGCTTGCTCTGTTGAACTGTTCAACGAGATGTGAGAAAGACCTCAAGTCATCGCCACTCAAATGGTTAAAACCGTTCATGTGTGAAAACGGTCTGATTCGAGTTGGAGGTCGCCTGTCTAACTCTGATCTTCCCGAAGGCACGAAGCATCCAATTGTCGTCTCCGCAAATCATCCGTTGGCAGAAATAATCGTAACTTACTACCATAAATTGCTCTTGCATGCTGGTCCCCAGCTAATGCTCTCAACTATTCGTCAAAAATACTGGATAATTGGAGCACGAAACCTAGTCCGCCGTGTTTATCATCGATGTATCAAATGTTTTAGGCAAAAACCAATTTTGATCCAGCAAGCCACAGCAGACTTGCCGAAATCCCGAGTGTCACCATCCCGACCGTTCTCAGTTAGTGGCGTCGATTATTGCGGTCCCGTATATTTGAAATCCGCAGTCCGTAGACACGGACCAGTCAAGGCATACATTGCTATCTTTGTCTGCTTCGCAACGAAGGCCGTTCATATTGAACTGGTCTCTGACCTGTCAACACCAGCTTTCCTATAA